One genomic segment of Francisella persica ATCC VR-331 includes these proteins:
- a CDS encoding GNAT family N-acetyltransferase, producing MYSEKDFGLEYISENLKTRPIKEEDRDFWYDLHASESVCKYFRDGKTRSAEQVKAQFDRSLARFKNGDPRYLHVIEQLIEGRWIKVGVVVLGGSSKPKFLECAMITHPAFDTESNQYLDIPFQNKTLESENQKEVKNSIHPIWGNKNASRILQWGLKNYIPFILETKAKYSWENDQGKVFEEVFDGSEYIGIYATATNPASMKVLTNYGFTEKGKSECNWGSKYIYEFLFKP from the coding sequence ATGTACTCAGAAAAAGATTTTGGGTTAGAGTATATATCAGAAAATTTAAAAACCAGACCAATAAAAGAAGAAGATCGAGATTTCTGGTATGATTTACATGCATCGGAATCTGTTTGTAAATATTTTAGAGATGGTAAAACAAGAAGTGCTGAGCAGGTTAAAGCACAATTTGACAGAAGTCTCGCAAGGTTTAAAAATGGTGACCCAAGGTATTTACATGTGATAGAACAATTAATAGAAGGTAGATGGATTAAAGTAGGTGTTGTTGTATTAGGTGGCTCTTCCAAGCCTAAGTTTTTAGAATGTGCTATGATTACACACCCAGCTTTCGATACAGAAAGTAACCAATATTTGGATATTCCTTTTCAAAATAAAACTCTTGAATCAGAAAATCAAAAAGAAGTTAAAAATTCTATACACCCAATTTGGGGGAATAAAAATGCATCACGTATATTACAATGGGGGTTAAAAAATTATATTCCATTTATTTTAGAAACTAAAGCTAAATATTCTTGGGAAAATGACCAGGGAAAAGTGTTTGAAGAAGTATTTGATGGTTCAGAATATATTGGAATCTATGCAACTGCAACAAATCCAGCTTCTATGAAAGTTCTAACAAATTATGGTTTTACTGAGAAAGGTAAAAGTGAATGCAATTGGGGTAGTAAGTATATATATGAATTCTTATTTAAACCTTAA